The Vallitalea okinawensis genome includes a window with the following:
- the asd gene encoding aspartate-semialdehyde dehydrogenase — MENKLRVGIVGATGMVGQKFITLLHEHPWFEIVCLAASPRSAGKPYHEAVDGRWAQSIEIPERIKDMKVMDGADVENISQVVDFIFCAVDMDKAAIRQLEEAYAKADVPVVSNNSAHRWTEDVPMVIPEINNEHIAIIDVQRKRLGTDRGFIAVKPNCSIQSYVPVIQALMDYQPKEVNVCTYQAISGAGKTFDSWPDMVDNIIPYIGGEEEKSEKEPMKIWGKIEGDKIQSAVEPVISAQCIRVPAADGHLAAVSIKFEEKPEINKVIERINNYQGRAQELELPTAPKQFMKYMMEADRPQTRIDRDYENGMGVTVGRFREDNLYDYKFVCLSHNTLRGAAGGAVLIAELLTSEGYITRK; from the coding sequence ATGGAGAATAAATTACGTGTTGGTATCGTAGGTGCAACTGGTATGGTAGGTCAAAAGTTTATTACACTATTACATGAGCATCCTTGGTTTGAAATAGTATGTTTAGCAGCTAGTCCACGTTCAGCTGGGAAACCCTATCATGAAGCAGTGGATGGGCGATGGGCTCAATCAATAGAGATACCTGAACGCATAAAAGATATGAAGGTTATGGATGGGGCAGATGTTGAAAACATCAGTCAGGTAGTCGATTTCATCTTTTGTGCTGTGGATATGGATAAGGCTGCTATTCGTCAGTTGGAAGAAGCTTATGCCAAAGCGGATGTTCCAGTTGTGTCTAATAACTCCGCTCACAGGTGGACTGAGGATGTTCCAATGGTTATACCTGAAATCAATAATGAACACATCGCAATTATTGATGTCCAAAGAAAGAGATTAGGAACAGACAGAGGTTTCATTGCTGTTAAGCCGAATTGCTCTATTCAAAGTTATGTACCAGTTATTCAGGCATTAATGGATTATCAGCCAAAAGAAGTGAATGTATGCACTTATCAAGCTATATCAGGTGCAGGAAAAACTTTTGACAGTTGGCCGGATATGGTAGATAATATTATCCCTTACATTGGTGGTGAGGAAGAAAAAAGCGAAAAAGAACCTATGAAAATTTGGGGCAAGATTGAGGGAGATAAAATTCAATCAGCCGTTGAACCTGTAATCTCCGCTCAATGTATCCGGGTCCCAGCGGCAGACGGACATCTAGCAGCTGTATCTATAAAGTTTGAAGAAAAGCCAGAAATAAATAAAGTAATCGAACGCATTAATAATTATCAAGGAAGAGCACAAGAGCTTGAACTTCCAACAGCTCCAAAGCAATTCATGAAGTATATGATGGAAGCTGATCGCCCACAAACCAGAATAGACCGTGACTATGAAAACGGTATGGGGGTAACAGTAGGACGCTTTAGAGAAGACAATTTATAT
- the amrB gene encoding AmmeMemoRadiSam system protein B, which produces MNKRFWKFVRKLLCLAVISILLTKTVLVLEEEVITVSKPIFQIVDSKPFITHDNFYKTVSRQSSYETDSHLVGGILPHHDIASYMMADFYSSLAKVNEPEVIFIIGPNHYKRGERCQVGLFNFSTYSGTVSSDEEIIMELMQRPEIDQGAYEIFKDEHSINIHMNYIDYFFDDVTVVPIILKETFDQKDLVLIADKIKEVSKGKNVFYLASVDFSHYLTLEEANDNDQLTSQLLTELNTEQIITLDDDYMDCPSAITLLIKILEQNDPVCAIVDHNNSAVILKDPSMEETTSYFSVFFYTRN; this is translated from the coding sequence ATGAACAAAAGATTTTGGAAATTCGTTAGAAAGTTACTCTGCTTAGCGGTAATAAGTATCCTATTAACAAAAACAGTCTTAGTATTGGAGGAAGAAGTCATTACCGTATCCAAACCAATTTTTCAGATCGTTGATTCGAAACCTTTTATAACCCACGACAATTTTTACAAAACCGTATCACGTCAATCTTCTTATGAAACAGATAGTCATTTGGTGGGGGGAATTTTACCCCACCACGACATAGCATCCTATATGATGGCAGACTTTTATAGCTCTCTAGCTAAAGTCAATGAGCCGGAGGTTATATTCATCATTGGACCGAATCATTATAAGAGAGGTGAGCGGTGTCAAGTTGGCTTATTTAATTTTAGTACCTATTCTGGAACAGTGTCTTCAGATGAAGAAATAATCATGGAGTTGATGCAACGTCCTGAGATAGATCAAGGGGCTTACGAAATCTTCAAAGATGAACATTCCATTAATATCCACATGAATTATATTGATTATTTTTTTGATGATGTAACAGTTGTACCTATTATATTAAAAGAAACCTTCGATCAAAAAGATTTAGTATTAATAGCTGATAAAATTAAAGAAGTAAGTAAGGGAAAGAATGTTTTTTACTTAGCTTCGGTGGACTTCTCACATTACCTCACTCTGGAAGAGGCAAATGACAATGATCAATTAACCAGTCAGCTTTTAACTGAATTGAACACGGAGCAAATTATCACATTGGATGATGATTACATGGATTGCCCATCAGCCATAACCCTTCTTATAAAGATTTTAGAGCAAAATGATCCTGTCTGTGCTATAGTTGATCATAATAATTCTGCTGTTATATTAAAAGATCCTAGTATGGAGGAAACCACGAGTTATTTTTCTGTTTTCTTCTACACAAGAAATTAA
- a CDS encoding Ig-like domain-containing alpha-2-macroglobulin family protein, translating into MNKKWILWAVTCALVLLCLVMGVNYYFSRLKKEPTQEIQTTKKSIEEQVIPEHEKGEIIDVIPLNHKTYGIDIHTDFRLKTSREMKIDGLESKLSIEPACTYSIKQEENNEYILSLAEPLEPNSIIKLKYASDKEELGWAFQTQKEFGIASTFPQNNGYDVPVNTGIEIVFTKDCSEEMSDYFIISPKIEGTFQFKANKAIFLPDVDLKADTQYSITVKEGLSVNGEVLEEDYTFSFNTMNKKKQKFALSGNSDIFPVSGGQVIKGYHLSEKKDLSLPINIYKLKSAEDYANGLGFLYDYRDLNQSIEAIVDEVEYTNVSSFKGELVVMDGAPYDYIPLSNNLSKGYYLIEYDDPDERDYQMIQVTDYEGYTAFFEEQVFIWMINTETHQPVKGASVSIEDTALGETNEDGVLISDYNIEKDQNYFIKVKGEHDQELIIDLIHHTTHYWDDYSINRSYDTFIYTDRRAYLPSDTINIYGYMQNRNGQELSNPQIKIIHNDAIIEEQPINITDNGTFTNLFEINDFNYGYLEISIFEGDEKINSEYVTISQFEKPTYKMNVNIAEDFIMMGDSIDVEANTTYFEGTPIPGAKINMRTYHSFNSGADEMTLICDEQGSVEETIIPYMKTDDWRPSYYTLNFTNTELQRYYTTHSDSVILFPRDIMIEAEAEYLSDQEIALTLQVNTIDLSNFEGKLYDEESYKGRPAEEQMVNVTVTETYYDKEYKGQGYDPIYKVTYDRYEYIKRSNIVDTWLATTDENGNYNLIYSKAKEGRSYSFQLDTNDQAGRFIRKEVYSWDEKTEQKFGENEILNFYDLSVEVDQYTYKLNEEVELAVKYKDQLIKDNAANMTMFLTCREGLLDYYFEQDTDTTFMYNEAYIPNAYIMTLFYDGHFIYNPWNEFIRYNTEEEELSIQIKTNQSEYQPGDRVELTLSVKDSKDQPIKSDINISVVDEAFFALYEDYFEPLSELYAPIYNDGILIDRLMTKNLLSDMGYGAEKGGGGDDAYLRSDFKNTAYFDTVTTNELGKAEVVFQLPDNLTSWRITGTAVTSNRKAGKATTHINCKLPYFTDVILFDQYTDGDDIYMTLKTTGTKVTPNMDITYTVLLENNIGEQSTMEFSSVGNEYAYIPLGKRGTGKYQVTVTSSSGEYTDAIQKEFEVVEGTMHYFEMMDTQLLNEEMDFVTNNNPLTLTFFNGEAANHHSKLMAIYNMRYSSRSDHLAAAYSSGKYLNEHYQMDLDLEFINDYEEYLASDILSDMTYGSASPYITATALLTDLSEKFMEDEEKKEKMVNKLNYEKSNAYAESKEQFASLWALALLDEPVLLEAYEALEANIVSPDDISFEMIFILETLIDLGDLMKAKELYTEMVANSGEMSNGELYFGGQYPREYTALMMIAAIKLGFMGEADKMYTYLEKGKDHYYPTQIYQMLYLEEKEPTKKVSSFQYKLEDIMKEVNLDYNDSLRMTLLPEEAEKIAFTNIEGNITVISEFIGSVENISKSDNLSVTRNYQVDGKPISENQIKVGDRVEIIIQVTADKPFRYLEINDLLPAGLSYFDKGPSSNSYDYYKTAGRGVDIHGYMKNGETRSATFTYYALAVTKGTYTADYIVVKEGIGNEMAYDEQKILEIR; encoded by the coding sequence ATGAATAAAAAGTGGATTCTATGGGCGGTTACATGTGCCCTTGTTTTACTATGTCTAGTCATGGGAGTAAACTACTATTTCTCAAGACTAAAAAAAGAACCAACACAGGAAATCCAGACAACGAAGAAGAGCATTGAAGAACAAGTTATACCAGAGCATGAAAAAGGTGAAATTATAGATGTAATACCACTTAATCATAAGACTTATGGCATTGATATTCATACAGATTTTAGGCTAAAGACATCTCGTGAGATGAAAATAGATGGTTTGGAAAGTAAACTATCGATTGAACCAGCCTGTACATATTCTATAAAACAAGAAGAGAACAACGAATACATATTATCTCTGGCAGAACCACTTGAACCAAACTCTATAATCAAGCTAAAATATGCTAGCGACAAAGAAGAGCTGGGATGGGCTTTTCAGACGCAAAAGGAATTTGGTATTGCTTCAACCTTTCCACAAAATAATGGTTATGATGTTCCAGTCAATACTGGAATAGAGATTGTTTTCACGAAAGATTGTAGTGAAGAGATGAGCGATTATTTTATTATTTCACCAAAAATTGAGGGAACTTTTCAATTTAAGGCTAACAAAGCTATATTCTTACCCGATGTAGATCTAAAAGCAGATACTCAATATAGCATAACAGTTAAGGAAGGGTTAAGTGTTAACGGTGAAGTATTAGAAGAGGATTATACATTTTCTTTCAATACAATGAATAAGAAAAAACAAAAGTTTGCACTAAGTGGCAATAGTGATATATTCCCAGTCAGTGGTGGTCAAGTTATAAAAGGTTATCACTTGAGTGAAAAGAAAGATTTAAGTTTACCTATTAATATTTATAAACTAAAAAGTGCTGAAGATTATGCTAATGGATTAGGGTTTTTATATGATTATCGTGATTTGAATCAATCCATTGAAGCTATAGTTGATGAAGTAGAATATACCAATGTTAGCTCTTTTAAAGGAGAACTCGTAGTAATGGATGGTGCACCATATGACTATATTCCTTTGAGTAACAACTTATCTAAGGGCTATTATCTGATAGAATATGATGACCCAGATGAAAGAGACTATCAGATGATCCAAGTCACTGATTATGAAGGCTATACTGCATTCTTTGAAGAGCAGGTATTTATTTGGATGATCAATACAGAAACCCATCAGCCTGTTAAAGGGGCGAGTGTATCCATAGAGGATACTGCCTTGGGGGAAACCAATGAAGATGGTGTCTTAATTTCAGATTATAATATAGAGAAAGATCAAAATTACTTTATAAAGGTCAAGGGTGAGCATGACCAAGAGCTGATTATTGATCTGATACATCATACTACCCACTATTGGGATGATTACAGCATTAATAGATCCTATGATACATTTATATATACTGATCGGAGAGCGTATTTACCTTCTGATACCATCAATATCTATGGATATATGCAAAATAGAAATGGGCAGGAGTTAAGTAATCCTCAAATCAAAATTATCCACAATGACGCAATTATAGAAGAGCAACCGATTAATATTACTGATAATGGCACTTTCACCAATCTATTCGAAATTAATGATTTTAATTATGGTTATCTTGAAATTAGTATTTTTGAGGGTGATGAAAAGATTAACTCTGAATATGTTACTATTTCTCAGTTTGAAAAGCCAACATATAAGATGAATGTTAATATAGCAGAAGATTTCATTATGATGGGGGATTCTATAGATGTAGAAGCCAATACAACATACTTTGAAGGAACACCTATACCAGGTGCAAAAATTAATATGAGAACCTACCACTCCTTTAATTCGGGTGCTGATGAAATGACTTTAATCTGTGATGAACAAGGAAGTGTTGAGGAAACTATAATTCCTTATATGAAAACTGATGATTGGAGACCAAGTTATTATACCCTTAACTTTACAAATACGGAATTGCAAAGATATTATACAACACATAGCGATAGTGTAATTTTGTTTCCAAGGGATATAATGATTGAAGCAGAGGCAGAATACTTGTCTGATCAGGAAATCGCTTTGACTTTACAGGTGAATACCATTGACTTAAGTAACTTTGAGGGCAAGCTTTACGATGAGGAGAGCTATAAAGGAAGACCTGCGGAGGAGCAAATGGTCAATGTTACTGTCACAGAGACTTATTATGATAAAGAATATAAGGGACAGGGATATGATCCTATCTACAAAGTAACTTATGATCGCTATGAGTATATAAAGCGTAGTAATATCGTGGATACTTGGTTAGCAACAACCGATGAAAATGGTAACTATAACCTAATATATTCTAAAGCTAAGGAGGGGCGAAGTTACAGTTTTCAACTAGATACAAATGATCAAGCGGGGCGCTTTATACGAAAAGAAGTATATTCATGGGATGAAAAGACAGAGCAGAAATTTGGAGAGAATGAAATCCTCAATTTCTACGATCTATCCGTTGAAGTAGATCAATATACGTATAAGTTAAATGAGGAAGTAGAGTTAGCTGTTAAATATAAAGACCAGTTAATTAAAGATAATGCTGCTAATATGACAATGTTTTTAACTTGTCGTGAAGGCTTACTTGATTATTATTTTGAACAAGATACGGATACAACATTTATGTATAATGAAGCCTATATACCCAATGCTTATATCATGACATTATTCTACGATGGTCATTTTATTTACAACCCATGGAATGAATTTATTCGTTATAATACAGAAGAAGAAGAACTAAGTATTCAGATAAAAACCAATCAATCAGAATATCAACCTGGAGACAGGGTTGAGTTGACTTTAAGTGTAAAGGATAGCAAAGATCAACCCATAAAAAGCGATATCAATATAAGTGTAGTGGATGAAGCCTTTTTTGCGTTATATGAGGATTATTTTGAACCTTTAAGTGAACTCTATGCACCTATCTATAATGATGGAATCCTTATAGACAGATTGATGACTAAAAATCTGCTAAGTGATATGGGATATGGAGCTGAGAAAGGTGGAGGTGGAGATGATGCATACTTACGCTCAGACTTCAAGAATACGGCTTATTTTGATACGGTAACAACAAATGAACTCGGAAAAGCGGAGGTAGTTTTTCAACTACCTGATAATCTAACAAGCTGGCGAATTACTGGAACTGCAGTAACTTCTAATAGGAAAGCTGGTAAAGCAACCACTCATATAAATTGTAAGTTACCATATTTTACAGATGTTATTTTGTTTGATCAATATACTGATGGTGATGATATTTACATGACGTTAAAGACGACAGGTACTAAAGTTACTCCAAATATGGATATTACCTATACTGTGTTATTAGAGAATAATATTGGTGAGCAATCGACTATGGAGTTTAGCAGTGTTGGTAATGAATATGCATATATTCCGTTAGGGAAAAGAGGGACTGGAAAGTACCAGGTAACTGTTACATCTAGTTCAGGTGAGTATACGGATGCGATTCAGAAGGAATTTGAGGTAGTTGAGGGAACCATGCATTATTTTGAAATGATGGATACACAATTACTCAATGAAGAAATGGACTTTGTCACCAACAATAATCCGCTGACTCTTACGTTCTTCAATGGAGAAGCAGCAAATCATCACTCTAAATTGATGGCTATTTATAATATGCGTTATTCATCTAGAAGTGATCATCTAGCAGCTGCCTATAGTTCAGGAAAGTACTTAAATGAACATTATCAAATGGATCTAGACTTAGAGTTTATCAATGATTATGAAGAGTACCTCGCTTCGGATATATTGTCTGATATGACTTATGGAAGTGCATCACCCTATATAACGGCAACAGCTTTGCTGACGGATTTATCTGAGAAGTTCATGGAAGATGAAGAAAAGAAAGAAAAGATGGTTAATAAACTTAATTATGAAAAAAGTAATGCTTATGCAGAATCTAAAGAACAATTTGCTAGCCTTTGGGCACTGGCTTTATTAGATGAGCCAGTCTTACTAGAGGCTTATGAAGCACTAGAGGCAAATATTGTCTCACCAGATGACATAAGTTTTGAAATGATATTCATTTTAGAAACACTTATTGATTTGGGAGATTTGATGAAAGCTAAGGAACTATACACTGAAATGGTTGCTAATAGTGGTGAGATGAGCAATGGAGAACTTTATTTTGGTGGTCAGTATCCTAGAGAGTATACAGCTCTCATGATGATTGCAGCTATCAAATTAGGGTTTATGGGGGAAGCAGATAAGATGTATACCTATCTGGAAAAGGGAAAGGATCATTACTATCCAACCCAAATATACCAAATGCTATACCTAGAAGAAAAAGAACCCACTAAAAAAGTCAGCTCATTTCAATATAAATTAGAGGATATCATGAAAGAAGTCAACCTTGATTATAATGATAGTTTAAGAATGACTCTACTTCCAGAAGAAGCTGAGAAGATAGCTTTCACGAACATAGAAGGTAACATCACAGTTATTAGTGAATTTATTGGTAGTGTTGAAAATATAAGTAAGAGCGATAATCTGTCAGTGACAAGAAACTATCAGGTTGATGGTAAACCTATCTCAGAAAATCAAATTAAAGTAGGAGATCGTGTTGAAATTATTATTCAAGTGACTGCAGATAAGCCATTTAGATATCTAGAAATAAACGATTTATTACCAGCTGGTCTAAGCTATTTTGATAAAGGACCTAGTTCAAATAGTTATGATTATTATAAGACGGCTGGTAGAGGAGTAGATATTCATGGATATATGAAGAATGGAGAAACCAGATCAGCAACATTTACCTATTATGCACTAGCTGTTACAAAGGGTACGTATACAGCTGATTATATCGTGGTTAAAGAAGGTATTGGAAATGAGATGGCCTATGATGAACAAAAGATTTTGGAAATTCGTTAG
- a CDS encoding glycine betaine ABC transporter substrate-binding protein, with product MKKEILIVVSVISIIMLITFSFHVQSQEDTIVIGARDYTEQYILGEMLTLLVEEYTDLEVEQRFGYSTVLIPITDGEVDLYPAYTGTGWSVELGRPFIYQPNILYQQLKKASLEELDIRWLDRYGFNNTYGLAMRNQDVKDMGIYTYSDLALKGNPLIFGAEDRFYVREDGYPGLVEKYDFQFKEDKVLDIERKYDAINEGDVDILEVFSTDGLLEEYDLYLLDDDQHYFPPYEAATIIRMDTLEKHPELEEVFNKLGGQISNEEMSQLNYIVENGEMDAREAARVFLISKGLID from the coding sequence ATGAAGAAAGAAATATTAATAGTGGTAAGTGTGATTAGCATAATAATGTTGATAACCTTTAGTTTTCATGTACAATCTCAGGAAGATACTATTGTAATAGGTGCAAGAGATTATACAGAACAGTATATTTTAGGTGAAATGCTTACTTTACTCGTAGAGGAATATACTGATTTAGAGGTAGAACAAAGATTTGGGTATAGCACAGTCCTTATACCTATCACTGATGGGGAAGTAGATTTATACCCGGCTTACACAGGGACTGGATGGTCTGTGGAATTAGGTCGTCCATTTATCTATCAACCCAACATACTTTATCAACAATTAAAGAAAGCTTCCCTAGAAGAGCTGGATATACGCTGGTTAGATCGTTATGGATTTAATAATACCTATGGATTAGCTATGAGAAATCAAGATGTAAAAGATATGGGCATCTATACATATTCGGATTTAGCTCTGAAAGGAAATCCTCTAATATTTGGAGCAGAAGATAGATTTTATGTTAGAGAAGATGGTTATCCGGGGTTAGTGGAAAAATACGATTTTCAATTTAAAGAGGATAAGGTTCTTGATATTGAGAGAAAATATGACGCAATCAACGAAGGGGATGTAGATATATTAGAAGTTTTTTCAACAGATGGGTTGCTTGAAGAATATGATCTTTATTTATTAGATGATGATCAACATTACTTTCCACCTTATGAAGCGGCTACGATTATACGAATGGATACATTAGAGAAACACCCTGAATTAGAAGAAGTCTTTAATAAGCTTGGTGGGCAAATCAGCAATGAAGAAATGAGCCAACTTAATTATATCGTTGAAAATGGTGAGATGGATGCTAGAGAAGCAGCTAGGGTATTTCTAATATCCAAAGGACTCATTGACTAA
- a CDS encoding glycine betaine ABC transporter substrate-binding protein, with translation MSKKVLIAITTVCLAIGIIAFTLHARSQNNKIIVGTKNFTEQYILGEMITLLIEEYTDLDVEQKFGYSIPDIHEPLLKGEIDLYPEYTSTGWVVILDEPFIYQPDVLYQEVKRVYDEDFDVVWLDRYGFNNTYGLAMRNDQALEEGIFTNSDLALKAKPFTLGAERNFYIREDGYPGLAKKYGFNFKDKLVFEIGEKYEAIDQGEVDVIDIFTTDGLLNEYDLYVLYDDQHFFLPYQAATIIRGDTLREHPELREVLNKLGGQINNEEMSRLNYLVENSEMEPREAARLYLVSKGLIE, from the coding sequence GTGTCTAAAAAAGTATTAATAGCCATTACTACCGTCTGTTTAGCAATAGGTATAATAGCTTTTACATTACACGCTAGATCCCAGAATAATAAGATAATAGTAGGTACGAAGAACTTCACAGAGCAGTATATACTTGGTGAAATGATCACTCTTCTTATAGAAGAGTATACGGATTTAGATGTAGAGCAAAAATTTGGTTATAGTATTCCAGACATACATGAACCTTTACTAAAAGGGGAAATCGACCTTTATCCAGAATATACAAGTACAGGATGGGTGGTCATATTGGATGAGCCATTTATCTACCAACCAGATGTCTTATATCAAGAAGTTAAGAGGGTATACGATGAAGATTTTGATGTAGTTTGGTTAGATCGTTATGGTTTTAATAATACATATGGATTAGCCATGAGAAATGATCAAGCTTTGGAAGAAGGAATATTTACAAATTCGGATTTAGCATTAAAAGCTAAACCCTTCACTTTAGGTGCTGAGCGTAATTTCTATATTAGAGAAGATGGTTATCCTGGTTTGGCAAAAAAATATGGGTTTAATTTTAAAGATAAGCTAGTGTTTGAGATAGGGGAGAAATACGAAGCTATTGATCAAGGAGAAGTTGATGTTATCGATATCTTTACAACGGATGGTTTATTAAATGAGTATGATCTTTATGTACTCTATGATGACCAACATTTCTTTTTGCCCTATCAAGCTGCAACAATTATCAGAGGTGATACCCTTCGTGAGCATCCTGAGCTTAGAGAAGTGCTGAATAAATTAGGTGGACAGATTAATAATGAAGAAATGTCTAGGCTAAATTATCTTGTTGAAAATAGTGAGATGGAGCCTAGAGAAGCAGCAAGATTATATTTAGTTTCAAAAGGTCTTATTGAATAA
- a CDS encoding glycine betaine ABC transporter substrate-binding protein, with translation MIVSAIVISLIIGIIVGFTMQTSPDENTVVVGAQNFTEQYILGEMLALLIEEYTDLNVEKKFGYSIEDVHQPFMEGEIDMYPEYTGTAWGGILEEPLIYQPDILYQEVKKVYEEDFNALWLDRYGFNNTYGLGMKEAQATEEGIYTYSDLALKSRPLTLGAERSFYLLQDAYPGLVEKYGFQFKDEKVLDIDKKYEALETGEVDVIDVFSTDGDLEQYNILLLIDDQNYFPPYEAATVIRMDILEEHPELEEILNKLGGQINNEEMAHLNYLVENSGMSPEEVARLYLTSKNLIS, from the coding sequence ATGATTGTATCCGCCATAGTTATCAGTTTGATTATTGGAATAATAGTAGGATTCACGATGCAAACTTCGCCAGATGAAAATACTGTTGTTGTAGGTGCACAGAATTTCACTGAGCAATATATTCTGGGAGAGATGCTTGCTTTACTTATAGAAGAGTATACGGATTTGAATGTTGAGAAGAAATTTGGGTACAGTATAGAGGATGTACATCAACCTTTCATGGAAGGTGAAATCGACATGTATCCAGAATATACAGGTACAGCGTGGGGAGGAATACTAGAAGAACCTCTTATCTATCAACCAGACATATTGTACCAAGAAGTTAAAAAAGTCTATGAAGAGGATTTCAATGCTTTATGGTTGGATCGTTACGGCTTTAATAATACTTATGGGTTAGGGATGAAAGAGGCACAGGCTACTGAAGAAGGTATTTATACATACTCTGACCTTGCCCTAAAAAGTAGGCCATTGACTTTAGGTGCTGAACGAAGCTTTTATCTTTTACAAGATGCATACCCTGGGTTGGTTGAAAAATATGGTTTCCAGTTTAAAGATGAAAAAGTTTTAGATATAGATAAAAAATATGAAGCTTTAGAAACAGGAGAAGTAGATGTTATTGATGTCTTTTCCACTGATGGGGATTTGGAACAATATAATATTCTCTTATTAATCGATGATCAAAATTACTTCCCACCCTATGAAGCCGCAACTGTTATTAGAATGGATATATTAGAAGAACATCCTGAATTAGAAGAGATTTTGAATAAACTTGGCGGGCAAATCAATAACGAAGAAATGGCTCACTTAAACTATCTTGTAGAAAACTCAGGTATGAGTCCAGAAGAGGTTGCACGACTATACTTAACATCGAAAAACCTTATTAGTTAA
- the pdxS gene encoding pyridoxal 5'-phosphate synthase lyase subunit PdxS — MNTRYELNKNLAQMLKGGVIMDVVTADQAIIAEKAGAVAIMALEKVPADIRKQGGVARMSDPKMIKEIIEAVSIPVMAKVRIGHAVEAQILESIGVDYIDESEVLTPTDDQFHIDKTSFNIPFVCGAKNLGEALRRIGEGASMIRTKGEAGTGNVVEAVRHMRTINQEIRSMQNMPTEELMTFAKGIGAPYSLVQYVSQNGSLPVVNFAAGGIATPADAALMMQLGCDGIFVGSGILKSGNPEKRAQAIVRATTYYDNPDLLAEVSEDLGEPMVGIEMSQLEDEYASRGW, encoded by the coding sequence ATGAATACTCGATATGAACTCAATAAAAACCTAGCACAAATGCTAAAAGGTGGCGTTATCATGGACGTTGTTACAGCTGATCAAGCAATTATTGCTGAAAAAGCTGGTGCCGTAGCTATTATGGCTTTAGAAAAAGTCCCTGCTGACATCCGTAAGCAAGGTGGTGTTGCTCGAATGTCAGATCCTAAAATGATTAAAGAAATCATTGAGGCAGTTTCCATTCCTGTTATGGCAAAAGTTCGAATTGGTCACGCTGTTGAGGCACAAATATTAGAAAGTATTGGTGTTGATTATATTGATGAAAGTGAGGTCTTAACACCTACTGATGATCAATTTCATATTGATAAAACAAGTTTTAATATTCCTTTCGTCTGCGGTGCTAAAAATCTAGGTGAAGCATTGAGAAGAATTGGTGAAGGTGCTTCTATGATTCGTACCAAAGGTGAAGCAGGTACGGGTAATGTGGTAGAAGCAGTAAGACATATGCGAACCATTAATCAAGAGATAAGATCCATGCAGAATATGCCTACTGAAGAATTAATGACTTTTGCTAAAGGTATTGGTGCCCCTTATTCACTTGTTCAATATGTAAGCCAAAATGGATCTCTTCCTGTTGTTAATTTTGCTGCTGGAGGTATTGCAACACCTGCTGATGCTGCACTTATGATGCAATTGGGATGCGATGGTATTTTCGTTGGCTCAGGAATACTTAAATCTGGTAACCCAGAAAAAAGAGCACAGGCAATAGTAAGAGCAACAACTTATTATGATAACCCAGATTTATTAGCTGAAGTATCAGAAGATTTAGGAGAACCCATGGTAGGTATTGAAATGTCACAACTTGAAGATGAATATGCCTCAAGGGGATGGTAG